In Nicotiana tabacum cultivar K326 chromosome 17, ASM71507v2, whole genome shotgun sequence, one DNA window encodes the following:
- the LOC107798474 gene encoding uncharacterized protein LOC107798474 yields the protein MATVLAFSVCGAKSHSQIPHSSSIVLPQLFPIQFLRFRRNGAIPVGYSHSRSLVKAKAPLRNTRIWSATEEEGATAVVDEASAAPTTTVDQTVSVSVSPSDVLTMFFQAEGTMNEAAVPNVTKALEEIEGITDLKVQVVEGIASVELTKQTTIQATGVSSSLVETIQGSGFKLQTLNLSFQDEEDIS from the exons ATGGCCACCGTCTTAGCATTTTCGGTTTGCGGAGCTAAATCGCATTCTCAAATTCCCCATTCTTCATCTATTGTTCTTCCCCAGTTGTTCCCAATTCAATTCCTTCGATTTCGAAGGAACGGGGCCATTCCCGTCGGCTATTCTCACTCTCGGAGTTTGGTGAAAGCCAAGGCACCTTTGAGAAATACTAGGATATGGTCCGCCACTGAGGAAGAAGGTGCCACTGCTGTTGTCGATGAAGCATCTGCTGCTCCGACAACTACCGTTGATCAGACTGTTTCTGTTTCCGTCTCCCCTTCCGATGTCCTCACCATGTTCTTTCAG GCAGAAGGAACAATGAATGAAGCAGCTGTTCCTAATGTGACTAAGGCTTTAGAG GAGATAGAAGGCATCACAGATCTCAAAGTTCAAGTTGTTGAGGGAATTGCAAGCGTGGAG TTAACAAAGCAAACGACAATACAAGCTACAGGGGTGTCTTCCAGTTTGGTTGAAACTATACAAGGTTCAGGCTTCAAGTTGCAAACATTGAATCTCAGCTTTCAGGATGAAGAAGATATTAGCTAA